Below is a genomic region from Bacillus mycoides.
GTTTTGCTATTGTAGCGAATGAAGTATTAAAGCTTGCTGAAGAATCGAATCGTTCTGCGGGGAGAATTCAAGGGATTTTGAAGGAGTTTAGTAATCAAGCAAGTAAAGTAGAAGTGCAGGTAGAGAAGTCAGAAAGAGTACAAGAAGAATGTAACGAAATGTTAGCAAGTGTTTTGACGAATGTAACGGATTTAGGGAAGTTTATTGATGCGATTAATGATGTAATGAGGGAGATTGTTGGTCATCAAGAAAGTTTCCAAGCTAAAACGACGAATATCGTAAAGGACGTTACACATGCTTCTAACGTAATTCAACAAACTTCTGCAGCTACGGAAGAAGTGTTAGCGAGTGTTGAAGAAGAAAAGCATCGAAATGATACATCGGTGAAGACGTTACATACTGTTAGCGAGCAAGTGAAGTTGCTAGAAGATATTTTAGAAAAGTAATATCTCTTAAAAAGGGTACACCATGTGTGCTCTTTTTTCATTTAAATGAATACTTGATAGTAATTTAATTGCTTTTCTGCGCGTTTTCTGCCAAGCTTAAGGAGATAAACTGAGACTTTAATTAGTGGGGCTATACGCTACTGATTATTAGTTGAACCCCGCAAATAGCGGAATAAAATACTTCAAAGAAAGAATTATATAGGTGACGCATATGATCGAAGTTAAGACTTCTGAACTTAGTGATGGAGAATTTAATAGAGGGGTATTTGCAACTCGTGATATTAAAAAGGGTGAGTTGATTCACTCAGCACCAGTTATCTCTTATCCGAATGAACAGCATGAACACATTGAGAAAACGTTACTTGCTGACTACGCATTTGAGTATGGGGTAAATCATACGGCATTCCTGTTAGGATACGGCATGTTATTTAATCATGCATATAATCCGAATGCAACGTATGATATTGTCTTCGAGAATCATACGTTTAACTTCTTCGCTTACAAAGATATAAAAGCGGGAGAAGAGATTCTAATCAATTATAATGGTGAAGTTGATGACGATGAGCTATTATGGTTTGATAAGGAAAAAGAAGAGAACGAAAAATAAGTTAAAAAGTATAGAAAGGGCACATTCTGTGGGATGTGCTCTTTTTTATTGATGAAAATAAAGTAAATATTACAAAAAAATACCACTTTTCTTTCGTATGGTATAGTAAGATATTGAAGGGTATTACTTTGAAAAACCTATATATTTTACAAATTGTTGTCTATATGGTTACATGTCAAGTTTAGTAGCCCATTTGGGTTGCTTTATTATGCGATATATATTTTAATATGAGTGGAACCTCTTATAATTTAAGAGGTTTATAGGTGTGCTTTATGTACACTGTATTCACCACGTTAGCTGTTGTTTTGTAATGCATTTTTATGTGGGGATATTATGGACCCGTATATAGCGGGATAAAAAGATTATAGAAATAGAGGAATCGTAAAATGAATATGCACGAGGTTTATAAATATTTAAGTACAGTATTGCCTGAAGGTCATGTGAAGCAAGATGAAATGTTAAAGAATCATACGCATATTAAAGTGGGCGGGAAAGCGGATGTGTTCGTTTCTCCTACGAATTATGATGAAATTCAAGAAGTTATAAAGTATGCGAATCAATACAATATTCCAGTTACGTTTTTAGGAAACGGCTCTAATGTTATTATTAAAGACGGTGGTCTGCGCGGGATTACAGTAAGTTTAATTCATATTACAAATGTTACTGTAACAGGGACAGCGATTGTTGCGGGGTGTGGTGCAGCAATTATTGATGTGTCACGAATTGCATTAGATCACTGTTTAACAGGACTTGAGTTTGCTTGTGGTATACCAGGTTCAGTTGGCGGAGCGTTATATATGAATGCTGGTGCATATGGCGGTGAGGTTGCATATGTGCTAACAGAAGCTGTCGTAATGACAGGTGATGGAGAGCTACGTACTTTAACGAAAGATGCATTTGAATTTGGATATCGTAAGAGTGTATTTGCGAACAATCATTACATTATTCTTGAAGCGAGGTTTGAACTTGAAGAAGGTGTGCGTGAAGAGATTAAGGAAAAGATGGATGATTTAACGTATAAGCGTGAATCAAAACAACCTTTAGAGTATCCTTCATGTGGCAGTGTATTTAAGCGTCCACCAAATAATTTTGCGGGTAAGCTTATTCAAGAATCAGGACTGCAAGGTAAGCGAATTGGCGGAGTTGAAGTTTCTTTAAAACACGCTGGATTTATGGTGAATGTTGATAACGGAACTGCACAAGATTATATCGATTTAATTCATTTCGTACAAACAACTGTTGAAGAAAAATTCGGTGTGAAATTAGAGAGAGAAGTAAGGATTATTGGAGAAGATCTACAGTAATCTTTGAATAAAAAACGTATAAAAGTATGAATTATTTCGAAATAACATTTGGTTATTGTTGACAATTTGATTTGGATTCAATATAATGGCTAATAATTTAACAAATAAAATATACGTTGAAAGAGCCCAGTAGCAGTTTGTCACTGTTATCAAAGAGAGCTAGGGAT
It encodes:
- a CDS encoding SET domain-containing protein encodes the protein MIEVKTSELSDGEFNRGVFATRDIKKGELIHSAPVISYPNEQHEHIEKTLLADYAFEYGVNHTAFLLGYGMLFNHAYNPNATYDIVFENHTFNFFAYKDIKAGEEILINYNGEVDDDELLWFDKEKEENEK
- the murB gene encoding UDP-N-acetylmuramate dehydrogenase gives rise to the protein MNMHEVYKYLSTVLPEGHVKQDEMLKNHTHIKVGGKADVFVSPTNYDEIQEVIKYANQYNIPVTFLGNGSNVIIKDGGLRGITVSLIHITNVTVTGTAIVAGCGAAIIDVSRIALDHCLTGLEFACGIPGSVGGALYMNAGAYGGEVAYVLTEAVVMTGDGELRTLTKDAFEFGYRKSVFANNHYIILEARFELEEGVREEIKEKMDDLTYKRESKQPLEYPSCGSVFKRPPNNFAGKLIQESGLQGKRIGGVEVSLKHAGFMVNVDNGTAQDYIDLIHFVQTTVEEKFGVKLEREVRIIGEDLQ